In Necator americanus strain Aroian chromosome IV, whole genome shotgun sequence, the following proteins share a genomic window:
- a CDS encoding hypothetical protein (NECATOR_CHRIV.G16948.T1) yields the protein MKRGETITADKYCKELDQIHPKLQGVSEQKGSPAAAGKCHVTRIDASVPKTSAFSPRIVANSEISPRFFFVSVVVVLVLVVTPRHAL from the exons ATGAAACGTGGCGAGACCATCACCGCAGACAAGTACTGCAAAGAACTTGACCAAATCCACCCAAAACTCCAAGGAGttagtgaacagaaagg TTCTCCGGCGGCGGCCGGGAAATGTCATGTGACCCGCATCGACGCATCTGTACCTAAAAC CAGCGCATTCTCGCCACGCATCGTCGCAAACTCCGAAATCTCTCcccgcttcttcttcgtctccGTCGTCGTCGTTCTCGTACTCGTCGTTACACCAAGACATGCACTGTAA